The Candidatus Bathyarchaeia archaeon DNA segment TAAAACTGTCAAATTCGTTCAAACGTATGCTGAACTAGCTAGTACACCGCGTCTAGGTCGAGTTTGTATCAGCGACAAGTGAAGACATCTCCCGTTATCCACTTTAACATAGATATCTCCAAGAATAACGTAGCGAACAGACGCTTTTAAAGAAAGATTCTTCTATTGTCAATTAAAGATTAGTGAGTGCAATAAAAGAAAAAGAGGGAACTATTTCTTTAGTTCCACAACTAAGAGGTCAACATCGGTTTTTCCTATGTTCTCGACTTCGTGAGATTGGGCTTTGAAGAAGATTGCTTGACCAGCCTTGAGGTCGAAGACGTTCGCTTTTCCCGAAGTTGTGATTTTCAATTTGCCGCCTTTGAGAACATATACTACATGGTCAGGATGGCTGTGCATTGGTGCTTTGTCGCTTGGTTTAAACAGCGTGTCAACAACTCGCACTCGTTCGTTTTCCATAATCACCTTGCTTTCCATATTTTCACTTCTATTAGACAAGTTCTCTCTGTTCAGCTATAACTTTTCCGCACTTGCCTTGAATTTGGTTGGTTGGGGTAAAGTTTTATGCACACAAGGGCTAAGTTTTATCCCACACAGCAAATCATAGATGCTTTGAAACTATAACGTTAGATTCCTAGAGGTTGACAGTTTAAACGCTCAAGCGAGATTTAGTGCGGGGGGTGGGATTTGAACCCACGAACCCCTACGGGATAGGCTCCTGAAGCCTACGCCTTTGGCCATGCTCGGCGACCCCCGCCTGCAAATGAAATGTTATATGAAAAGGTTTAAGAGTTACTATAGGCTTTTGCTAGAAACGGTGAAGTGTAGATGCCTACGCATGGTTCGCTTTCAAAGGCTGGAAAAGTTAGGTCTCAAACTCCAAAGATTCAGCCTACGCCAAAGAAAAGCCCCAGCCCACGCTTTAGAAACAAGCGCAATTATGAGAAAAGACTGATTTTGCAGAGAAAACCTGGACAAAACTGGGTTTAAACAATAGTTGAATTTCTATCCCCCTAAGACATTAGAACACGTGTCTCAACCTATTTATAAGGGAGGGGCTATAACCTCCGCACAGCACAAAAAAATAGACAAATAATTCTTGGTAGCGAGAAAGAACTAAACTTTTATTCGCTTTTCTAAACATACTTTGAAGCATGCTGAAAGCTACGCTTGCAATTTTAAACGCTAAGATTATCACGTTAAACCAGAAACAGCCACACGCCGAAGCAGTAGCCATTCACAACAGAAAAATTGCTGCTGTAGGTTCAAACAAAGAAATTCGCAGATACATAGGCAACAAAACAGAAGTAATCGACGCAAAAAACAAAACAATCATTCCAGGACTCGTTGACTGCCATGTACACATGACAAGCTTCGGACAGTTCCTGCAAACCTTAGACCTTCGTGATGTGCAATCTATAAAAGTGATGCAGCAGAAACTCAAAGACTATGCCGATAAGAACGCAGAGAAAAGTTGGATCTTGGGTGGCAGATGGGACCAAGAAAAATTCGTTGAAAAACGCTTTCCAACACGCTGGGATTTAGACGCTGCAGTTGCAGACAAGCCTGTCTTTTTAACACGCATTTGTGGTCATATTGCAGTTGCCAACACTAAGGCTTTGCAGTTGGCTGGAATAACTAAGGAAACTGTTGTTGAAGGCGGAAAAATAGACTTAGACGAAGCTGTTGGAGAACTTAATGGGATATTGCGTGAAAATGCAATGGACCTTGTCTGGAGAACCATTCCAAAACCAAGCCCAAAGCAACTTGAAGAAGCATGCATTATGGCATGCAAAAGGGCTGTCGAAGCTGGACTTACAGGTGCTCATTGGCTTCTAAATTCTGCCGAAGAAATGCGCATAATACAAAGGCTGTATGCTGAAGGAAAACTGCCTCTAAGAGTTTATTTGGGCTTTCCAGTAGACCTTTTAGACGAAATAATCAGTTTAGGCTTGCTCTCAGGCTTTGGAAATGACATGGTTAAAATAGGATTTGTAAAACTCTTCGCTGATGGCTCTTTGGGCGCACGAACTGCCGCTTTAAAGCAGCCTTATGCTGACAAGCCTGAAACGTGTGGCATTATGCTTTATTCGCAGAGGAAACTGAACCAGCTTGTTTTGAAAGCACACAAGGCTGGTTTGCAGTTGGCTGTTCACGCAATTGGTGATTGTGCTGTGGAAGCAGTTTTGAAGGCTTATGAAAAAGCTTTGCGTGCGTTTCCGCGTGCGAATCATAGGCATAGGATTGAGCATTGTTCGGTTCTTAATCCAAAACTGATTAGGCGCATGAAACGTTTGGGTTTAATAGCCTCTGTGCAGCCGCATTTTGTTGTTTCGGACTTTTGGGTTGTTGACCGCGTTGGCAACGTTAGAGCACGTTGGGTTTACCCGTTAAAGACGTTGATGAAAGAAGGATTAACTGTAGTTGCTGGTTCGGATTGTCCTGTGGAACCTATTAGTCCGTTGTTGGGGGTTTGGGCTGCTGTTGCTAGGAAGAGTTTTCCGGAAGAAAAGCTTAGTGTGGAGGAAGCGTTAAGAGTTTACACGGTGAATGCAGCTTTTGCTTCTTTTGACGAGGATAAAAGAGGGTTAATTGCGGTTGGGAAGTTTGCGGATTTGGTTGTTTTGTCTGATGATTTGTTTGATATTTCGCCTGAGGAGATTAGGAATGTGAAGGTGGAAATGGTGATTGTTAGTGGAAAGGTGGTTTACGCGCGAAAGTAGCTTGCATGTTTAGTGTGGTTTATTTGTTTCTTTTATGCATTTTAGTTTGGTTGTTGCGGGTTTGAGCGCGAACAAAGTCTTGAGGGAACTTGTTGACACCTTGATGCAGATGCCAAAGGTTACTAGTGGTGATGTTAATAGGGTTAAGATGCAAGTTGCTGCGAAGTATCAGCTTGACAAGGTGCCGTCGAATTCTGAAATTATCCGTTTGCTCAAGCCAGATGAGAAAGGTAAGTTGTTGCCAGTTCTGCGGAGAAAAGCTACACGCACAATTTCTGGCGTGACTGTTGTTGCTGTTATGACGAAGCCTTATGCATGTCCACAACCACAGCCTTGTGCTTATTGTCCTGGTGGTCCGGTTTTTGGTGTGCCACAAAGCTATACGGGTTTTGAGCCTGCTGCGATGCGTGGTTTGCAGCATGGGTTTGACCCGTTTTTGCAGGTTAAAAGTCGTGTTGAGCAGTTGCGGGCGATTGGGCATAGTGTGGATAAAGTGGAGTTGATTGTGATGGGTGGGACTTTTCCTGCTACGCCTTTGGAGTATCAGAAGTGGTTTATGCAGCGTTGTTTAGATGCTATTACAGAGAAGGAGTCTGCGAATCTTGAGAAAGCGAAAAAGAATGCGGAAACGAGTAGAATTCGTAATGTTGGCGTAACTGTAGAAACGCGCCCAGATTGGGCTAAGGAAGTGCATGTGGATAACATGCTTGGCATGGGCGTGACGCGTGTGGAGTTGGGTGTTCAGAATCCTGATGATGCGGTTTATCGTTTGGTTGGTAGGATGCATAGTGTTGGGGATGTTGTGGATGCTACGCGGATAATGAAGGATGCTGGTTTGAAGGTTGCGTATCATTTGATGCCTGGAATGCCTGGTTCGGATTGGAAACGGGATTTGGAGGTTTTTAGGAGGGTTTTTTCTGAATCTGCGTTTAAGCCTGATATGGTTAAGATTTACCCTTGTTTGGTTTTGAAGGGAACAAAAGCGTATGAGTGGTATGTGAAGGGCGAGTATAAGCCATACACGAGTGAGGAAGCGGCTGAGCTTATTGTAGAAGTTAAGAAGATGGTGCCTTTTTGGGTTCGTGTTATGCGTGTTCAGCGGGATATTCCTGCTGGTCTGATTGTTGCTGGTGTTAAGCGTAGTAATTTGCGTCAGCTGGTTCAGGAGAAGCTTAAGGAACAGGGCATTAGGTGTGGGTGTATTCGTTGTAGGGAGGTTGGGCATAGAATGTTGGTGGATGGTGTGAAGGCTGATGCTGACAATGTGAAAATATTGGTTAGGCGTTATGCAGCGTCTGAGGGTGAGGAAGTATTTATTTCGGCTGAGGATGTGGAGAATGGCGTTCTGGTTGGGTATTTGCGTTTGCGTGTTCCATCAGCCAAAGCGCATAGACCAGAAATAAGGGCTGAGCCTTGCGCGGTTGTGCGTGAGTTGCATGTTTATGGACCATTAGTGCCCGTTGGAAAACGTTTTGCTAAAGCGTGGCAACATAAGGGTTATGGTGGTATATTGTTAAGTGAAGCTGAGCGTATAGCGAAGGAAGAGTATGGTTTTGAAAAGATTTTGGTTATCAGTGCTTTGGGAACAAAGCGGTATTATATGCGGTTTGGCTACGACTATGAAGGCGCATACATGTCAAAAAGGCTGAAGTAAGTGTGTTTTTGTGCTCGGCAAAAGCTATAGCCCCTCTATAGAGTGAAATAACTATTGACTTTGTCGTTCTAGCCAAGTGTCAAGTCATTTTGAAGTTTTCTATTGTTCTTAGCGTGCAAGATTGTCAGTAATTTGGGTAGTAAATACCTCTGAGGCATAGGTGAACGCTGGTGGGTTGCCAGTGGCGCTGTTGTAGAGAGGTTATCTCTGAGGTGGGGTAGAGTTGGTGTTGTGATGTGTACTTGCCAGAGTCCGCATGCAGAAGTGGGTAGTTTTCCTTGAAGGAGCAGCTGTTTCATGACCTCAGGATGGTACTGCTTGGACGTTGCAAGGTTATGGTTAGTGGGTTGTATCCTTCGAAGTTAAGGTGAAGCGTGTTAGGAATTGTTGATACGAGAATTTTGTTTAAATGAATTGTTTTTTAACCGAGATTGTTCCCTTCTACCATAAAAAGTAAAAGCTATGTGACTGAAAAAGGCTTGAGGTAAAATGCTTAAATAGGCTTCTATGCTATTTCTTTGGGAAACTCCGATGAATACTTCAACTGAAAACATACACTTTTTCAACACTTTAACACGGAAAAAAGAAAAGTTTGTTCCTTTAGAGAAAGGCAAAGTGAAAATGTACACATGCGGACCCACAGTTTACGATTACGCACACATAGGCAATTTCCGCGCTTTCATCTTTGAAGACCTACTACGGCGATGGCTTGAATACCGCGGTTTCCAAGTAACCCAGATCATGAACATCACAGACGTTGACGACAAAACAATAAAAGGCTCACGAAAAAAACAAATGCCAATAAAAGAATACACAGAATACTACACGAAAGCCTTCTTCGAAGACATAGAAGCTCTAAACATACAAAAAGCAACACTTTACCCAAAGGCCACAGAACATATCCCCGAGATGATATCCCTAATCAAGAAGCTTTTGGAGAAAGGCTACGCCTACAAAGGCGAAGACGGCTCCATCTATTACAGCATTTCAAAATTCAAAGACTATGGAAAACTTTCAAAAATCAAGATTGAAGAGCTCAAACCAGGCGCCAGAGTGAAAGTTGACGAGTACGAGAAAGAAGAAGCTCGCGATTTCGCATTATGGAAAGCGTGGGATGAAGAAGACGGCGACGTTTTCTGGGAAACTGAACTAGGCAAGGGAAGACCAGGATGGCACATTGAGTGTTCTGCAATGTCTATGAAATATCTTGGCGAAACATTTGACATTCATTGCGGCGGCGTGGACAACATGTTTCCGCATCATGAAAACGAAATCGCCCAGAGCGAAGCGGCAACAGGCAAAAAATTCGTTAATTACTGGCTTCACAACGAGCATTTGCTTGTTGAAGGCAAAAGAATGGCTAAGCGCTACGGCAACTATTACACTCTGCGGGACTTGTTAGCAAAAGGTTACAATCCCACGGCTATACGTTACTTGTTAATGTCAACCCATTATCGTCAACAGTTAAACTTCACATTCGAAGGGTTAGAAGCAGCAAAAAACGCAGTAGACCGCCTAACAAGTTTCACGCATAGGCTCTTGGATGCTGATGGAAAGGAAAGCGGAGAAAAAATAACGCAGCTAATGGCGCAAGTGCAGAAGAATTTCGAGGAAGCCATGGATGACGACTTAAACATAAGCGTCGCACTAGCCGCACTATTTGATTTTGTCAGAGAAGTCAACAAGCTCATGGATAATAATCTGCTCAGCAAGAAAGAAGCGGAAGAAGTCTACAACCTAATGTTACGCTTCGACAAAGTCTTGGGAGTAATAGGCGAAGCCAAAAAAGAAGAAAAACTTCCCGAAGAAGCGGAAGAACTCATCCGCAAAAGAGAAGAAGCCAGAAAAGCCAAAGACTGGAAAACAGCCGACAAAATCCGAGATCAACTCAAAGCCATGGGCGTGATTATTGAAGATACACCTCAAGGCGTGAAATGGCGAATTGAAAAACACTAAGCTTACATTTCTCAATTATGCTTTAAACTTTAGTTTTGGCGTGAATATTCCAATCATCCGTTGAATATTTTTCTTTACAGAGCCTCTCTGCAAGTTCACGCTCATAAGGGGTCAGTTCACCTTCCAGTAGTGGAACTTTCAAAGCCTTCTCGAAGCCTTTAACCAACGCTTGGTATGCTTCGTTTACTGAAACTTTCCTTTCAAGCTCCATCCTCAACGATGTTATCTTGTTCTTTGCCACATTCACAACCTGCATGCACGTTCTTGCCCAAGGGACACGTAGAAAAGTGAACATTTTCTCCAAGTCAACATCCAAAAGCAAAGTGCCATGCTGCAAAACAACTCTGCTTTTATGAGACTGTGCACTTCCAGAAATTTTCCTGCCTTTTACAGTAAGGTTTGGGCAGGTTTTCTCGTCGCCCGTGTTGAAGTCAGCGGTTACTCCAAGAATCTTTAAGGCTTCAACTATTCCCTCGTAGACTTTCGCATAAACAGCAGTTATGTCTTTGGCGTTTAAAGCGTCTTTTTTGGCGATTACGCTGTAGGTAATCTCGTCTTTAGCGTCGTGGTAGACCGTGCCGCCACCTGTTATTCGTCTAACCACGTCGACGCCATATTTTCTACAATTTTTCAAGTAAACCTCATTGCTAACATCTTGAAATTTGCCTATCGAAACAGCGGAGGGATTCCAACAATAAAACCTTAAAGTGTTTGGAGCTAAGTTTCTGATTCTGGCAGTTAATATAGCCTCGTCAACAGCCATATTCATGAACGCACAATGGGTTTCAAGCTTTAACAATCGCCACTTGTCCATTTGCAAGTCTCCGCTGCTTTATTTCCCTAATGCTTAGATGATTAATTTTTATGTTTTGTCTGTTTGAGCTTCTCAATAAATTATGAGTTTTATCTGCAAAATTTTTTGATGCTATGGCAATTTTGCATGTTACAGTTTAAATATTAGTGTTGTGATTACTCGTAGCGAAGGGAAAAACTAAGTATGGGTTCAAAATCGCCTAAAGGCGAATTCGCCGCAAGAAAACTCACAGAAAAACGGAACAAGTTCCGTTGGAGTAGCATGTACTATAAACGTCGAATGCTAATGCTGGACGTTAAAGCAGACCCGCTTGAAGGCGCACCCATGGCACGCGGCATAGTTCTTGAAAAAGTAGGTGTAGAAAGCAAGCAGCCTAACAGTGCCATACGCAAATGCGTTAGAACCCAACTCATAAAGAATGGACGGTCAATAACTGCTTTTCTGCCCGGAGACGGCGCATTAAATGTTGTCGACGAACATGACGAGGTAATTGTTGAAGGCATCGGCGGTTCACGTGGAAGAAGCATGGGAGACATTCCCGGTGTGCGCTGGAAAGTAATAATGGTTAATGGTGTCTCATTAAACGAGCTTGTTTACGGAAGAAAGCAGAAACCTGCACGGTGATAACGTTGAGCCAGAAGCAACAAGAAGAGAAGGAAATTAAATTTTTTGAGAAATGGAGTTACAAAGACATTCAGGTTAAGGATTTAGGTTTACAACGGTATATTTCTTTGAAACCGCTTGTTGTTCCGCACAGTATGGGAAGACATGAACACACGCGTTTTCGCAAAGCAAATGTCAACATAGTTGAACGTTTAGTAAACAATTTGATGCGTCCGGGAAAAAACGCGGGCAAAAAAGCGAAAGCCATGAACATCGTAAAACACGCGTTTGAAATCATCCATTTACGCACAGGCAAAAATCCAATAGAAGTGCTTGTGCGGGCTGTGGAGAATTCTGCGCCTTGCGAAGACACGACACGCATCAGCTACGGCGGAATAGTTTACCACTTATCAGTAGACATCGCTCCACAAAGACGCGTAGACTTAGCCTTAAGAAACATTTGCGAAGGAGCAAGACAAGCGTCGATAAACAATCCGCGTTCAATAGAAGAATGCCTTGCAGAGGAGCTTATTTTGGCTGCGAACCATGACATGAAAAGCTACGCGGTGTCGAAACGTCACGAAACAGAAAGAGTAGCCCAAGCATCAAGATAGCAACATGGACGCTTTTAATTATTTTAGATGAATCTCAACGATGTCTCCGTCTTCCAAAACAAACGATGCTCCTACCTTTTGTGGACTAAAAGTAAGGCGTTTCGCCCAAATTTTCGCAAAGTAAAAGTTTTCTTTGAAGTCGCTGTGAATGTTTTTGGCTAAATCGTAAACTGTTGCGCCCTTTTTTAAGACGAAGGGCTTCGTGGAATAGTCTTTCACGTTCGGCTCTTTAGTGTAAACCCGTATAATCTCAAGTGTCTTGAATAAAGTTTCACCTAACTTGTCTAAGCCGTATCCATTGTTGCACGAGACTGCAAGAATTGGCAGTTTTTCGCCCACATAAGCCCTTAAAAACATGAGATTTTCTTCTGCTCCAGCCAAGTCAATCTTGTTCGCAACAACAACCGCCGGCTTATACACAGTATTCTCAAAAATGGCATCTTCAACCTCATCAAGCGT contains these protein-coding regions:
- a CDS encoding cupin domain-containing protein encodes the protein MESKVIMENERVRVVDTLFKPSDKAPMHSHPDHVVYVLKGGKLKITTSGKANVFDLKAGQAIFFKAQSHEVENIGKTDVDLLVVELKK
- a CDS encoding 30S ribosomal protein S30e — its product is MPTHGSLSKAGKVRSQTPKIQPTPKKSPSPRFRNKRNYEKRLILQRKPGQNWV
- a CDS encoding amidohydrolase, whose translation is MLKATLAILNAKIITLNQKQPHAEAVAIHNRKIAAVGSNKEIRRYIGNKTEVIDAKNKTIIPGLVDCHVHMTSFGQFLQTLDLRDVQSIKVMQQKLKDYADKNAEKSWILGGRWDQEKFVEKRFPTRWDLDAAVADKPVFLTRICGHIAVANTKALQLAGITKETVVEGGKIDLDEAVGELNGILRENAMDLVWRTIPKPSPKQLEEACIMACKRAVEAGLTGAHWLLNSAEEMRIIQRLYAEGKLPLRVYLGFPVDLLDEIISLGLLSGFGNDMVKIGFVKLFADGSLGARTAALKQPYADKPETCGIMLYSQRKLNQLVLKAHKAGLQLAVHAIGDCAVEAVLKAYEKALRAFPRANHRHRIEHCSVLNPKLIRRMKRLGLIASVQPHFVVSDFWVVDRVGNVRARWVYPLKTLMKEGLTVVAGSDCPVEPISPLLGVWAAVARKSFPEEKLSVEEALRVYTVNAAFASFDEDKRGLIAVGKFADLVVLSDDLFDISPEEIRNVKVEMVIVSGKVVYARK
- a CDS encoding tRNA uridine(34) 5-carboxymethylaminomethyl modification radical SAM/GNAT enzyme Elp3 — its product is MSANKVLRELVDTLMQMPKVTSGDVNRVKMQVAAKYQLDKVPSNSEIIRLLKPDEKGKLLPVLRRKATRTISGVTVVAVMTKPYACPQPQPCAYCPGGPVFGVPQSYTGFEPAAMRGLQHGFDPFLQVKSRVEQLRAIGHSVDKVELIVMGGTFPATPLEYQKWFMQRCLDAITEKESANLEKAKKNAETSRIRNVGVTVETRPDWAKEVHVDNMLGMGVTRVELGVQNPDDAVYRLVGRMHSVGDVVDATRIMKDAGLKVAYHLMPGMPGSDWKRDLEVFRRVFSESAFKPDMVKIYPCLVLKGTKAYEWYVKGEYKPYTSEEAAELIVEVKKMVPFWVRVMRVQRDIPAGLIVAGVKRSNLRQLVQEKLKEQGIRCGCIRCREVGHRMLVDGVKADADNVKILVRRYAASEGEEVFISAEDVENGVLVGYLRLRVPSAKAHRPEIRAEPCAVVRELHVYGPLVPVGKRFAKAWQHKGYGGILLSEAERIAKEEYGFEKILVISALGTKRYYMRFGYDYEGAYMSKRLK
- the cysS gene encoding cysteine--tRNA ligase, giving the protein MNTSTENIHFFNTLTRKKEKFVPLEKGKVKMYTCGPTVYDYAHIGNFRAFIFEDLLRRWLEYRGFQVTQIMNITDVDDKTIKGSRKKQMPIKEYTEYYTKAFFEDIEALNIQKATLYPKATEHIPEMISLIKKLLEKGYAYKGEDGSIYYSISKFKDYGKLSKIKIEELKPGARVKVDEYEKEEARDFALWKAWDEEDGDVFWETELGKGRPGWHIECSAMSMKYLGETFDIHCGGVDNMFPHHENEIAQSEAATGKKFVNYWLHNEHLLVEGKRMAKRYGNYYTLRDLLAKGYNPTAIRYLLMSTHYRQQLNFTFEGLEAAKNAVDRLTSFTHRLLDADGKESGEKITQLMAQVQKNFEEAMDDDLNISVALAALFDFVREVNKLMDNNLLSKKEAEEVYNLMLRFDKVLGVIGEAKKEEKLPEEAEELIRKREEARKAKDWKTADKIRDQLKAMGVIIEDTPQGVKWRIEKH
- a CDS encoding biotin/lipoate A/B protein ligase family protein, whose product is MDKWRLLKLETHCAFMNMAVDEAILTARIRNLAPNTLRFYCWNPSAVSIGKFQDVSNEVYLKNCRKYGVDVVRRITGGGTVYHDAKDEITYSVIAKKDALNAKDITAVYAKVYEGIVEALKILGVTADFNTGDEKTCPNLTVKGRKISGSAQSHKSRVVLQHGTLLLDVDLEKMFTFLRVPWARTCMQVVNVAKNKITSLRMELERKVSVNEAYQALVKGFEKALKVPLLEGELTPYERELAERLCKEKYSTDDWNIHAKTKV
- a CDS encoding 30S ribosomal protein S12, whose amino-acid sequence is MGSKSPKGEFAARKLTEKRNKFRWSSMYYKRRMLMLDVKADPLEGAPMARGIVLEKVGVESKQPNSAIRKCVRTQLIKNGRSITAFLPGDGALNVVDEHDEVIVEGIGGSRGRSMGDIPGVRWKVIMVNGVSLNELVYGRKQKPAR
- a CDS encoding 30S ribosomal protein S7, whose product is MSQKQQEEKEIKFFEKWSYKDIQVKDLGLQRYISLKPLVVPHSMGRHEHTRFRKANVNIVERLVNNLMRPGKNAGKKAKAMNIVKHAFEIIHLRTGKNPIEVLVRAVENSAPCEDTTRISYGGIVYHLSVDIAPQRRVDLALRNICEGARQASINNPRSIEECLAEELILAANHDMKSYAVSKRHETERVAQASR